A single genomic interval of Spinacia oleracea cultivar Varoflay chromosome 6, BTI_SOV_V1, whole genome shotgun sequence harbors:
- the LOC110798141 gene encoding fasciclin-like arabinogalactan protein 16, with protein MDAASHLHGLTKTIFFTFLFVSSAFASINQPIINSNSILVALLDSSYTELAELVEKALLLQSLEDLVGKTNLTIFAPKNEALERDLNPEFKQFLLEPRNLKSLQSLILHHIVPSRVDLTKRIESTWKRALSNHHLRLSLRNKRMLVEESVEVVDRNSIVRPDGLIHGIDKLLIPYTVLENFNRRRELRSISAVLPTGAPTVDSRNKKKQSKMGPAGAPPAVPIFEALAPGPSLAPAPAPGPGGPQHHFDGATQVNDFITTLVHYGGYNELADILVNLTSLATEMGRLVSEGYVITVLAPNDEAMGRLTADQLSEPGAPEQIMYYHIIPEYQTEESMYSSVRRFGKVSYETLRLPHKVAAEEADGSVRFGQGDGSAYLFDPDIYTDGRISVQGIDGVLFPAEEVKSPATVKKVVAKQRRGKLLEVACTLAATLGQDSQFASCSQ; from the exons ATGGATGCCGCCTCTCACCTCCATGGCCTTACCAAAACCATCTTCTTTACATTCTTATTCGTGTCTTCTGCATTCGCGTCTATCAACCAACCCATCATCAACTCTAATTCTATCCTGGTAGCCTTACTCGACTCGTCCTACACTGAGTTGGCCGAGTTGGTGGAGAAGGCACTCTTGTTACAATCTTTGGAAGATTTGGTAGGGAAGACTAACCTCACCATCTTCGCTCCGAAAAATGAGGCTCTGGAACGAGACTTGAACCCTGAGTTCAAGCAGTTCTTGCTTGAGCCTAGAAACTTAAAGTCTCTCCAGAGCCTCATTCTTCATCACATTGTCCCTTCCCGAGTCGACTTAACTAAACGAATTGAGTCGACTTGGAAGAGGGCATTGTCCAACCACCACCTCCGCCTCTCCTTGAGGAACAAGAGAATGTTGGTTGAGGAGTCGGTGGAGGTAGTGGATAGAAATTCGATCGTAAGACCGGATGGCCTAATCCACGGGATCGATAAGCTACTCATACCATATACGGTTCTTGAGAACTTCAATCGCCGTCGTGAACTCCGCTCTATATCTGCAGTGCTGCCGACAGGCGCACCGACGGTGGATTCTAGAaataagaaaaaacaatcaaagatgGGACCAGCTGGTGCCCCGCCAGCTGTTCCCATCTTTGAAGCGCTAGCACCGGGACCTTCACTAGCCCCGGCACCAGCGCCAGGACCTGGCGGGCCCCAGCACCACTTCGATGGGGCTACCCAGGTCAATGACTTCATCACTACCCTCGTCCACTACGGTGGATACAACGAGCTCGCCGACATCCTAGTCAACCTCACATCCCTAGCCACCGAGATGGGGAGACTAGTCTCAGAGGGATATGTAATTACAGTTTTAGCCCCGAATGACGAGGCAATGGGGAGGTTGACGGCGGACCAGCTTAGTGAGCCAGGAGCACCTGAGCAAATAATGTATTACCATATTATACCGGAGTACCAAACGGAAGAGAGTATGTACAGCTCAGTGAGGCGTTTTGGTAAAGTCAGCTATGAAACGTTGCGTTTGCCTCACAAGGTGGCGGCAGAGGAGGCTGATGGGTCTGTCCGGTTCGGTCAAGGTGACGGCTCTGCTTATTTGTTTGACCCGGATATCTACACCGACGGCCGAATATCAGTTCAAGGGATCGACGGCGTTTTATTTCCGGCGGAGGAGGTTAAGTCTCCGGCTACTGTGAAAAAGGTTGTCGCCAAGCAAAGAAGAG GGAAATTGCTGGAAGTAGCATGTACATTAGCTGCAACACTTGGACAAGATTCACAATTTGCGTCCTGCAGTCAATGA